The DNA region AAATACGGTACTACTCTTATGACATCTTCAGGAGATTTAGCAATGCAGACTCTTGATCAAGCTGCAAATACTTACAAAGGTCAATTTATACTTGTAGTTGAAGGCGCAGTACCAACAGGTGCCAGTGGAAACTATTGTGTAATTGGTGAGCAAAATGGAACACCTTTAACAATGCAGCAGGCGTTATTAAAATATGGTCCTATGGCTAAATATGTAGTAGCAGCAGGAACCTGTGCGGCTTTTGGAGGAGTTTCGGCAACTAGTCCTAATAGTACTTCTTGCCAATCAGTAAAAACAGTACTAAGTGGACAAACTACTAATCCAGTTATAAACCTTGCAGGATGCCCAGTTCATCCAACAGTTATGGTTCAAACATTACTTGACCTTATATTGACAGGAATGCCAACATTAGATACTTACAATAGACCAACTAAATACTTTGGCGCTACTGTTCACAGTACTTGTCCTAGACGTTCAGCTGGAGATGCAAGTCAACCAGGTGTATATGGATGTTATGAAGAAATAGGATGTAAAGGACCAGGATGTGATAATGTATGTTCTACTATGAAGTGGAATAATGGTCAAAGCTGGTGTGTATTATCAGATTATCCATGTATAGGCTGTGCAA from Clostridium pasteurianum BC1 includes:
- a CDS encoding hydrogenase small subunit, coding for MKISRRDFLKWSAATAVALNLDLDMGKVNTVLAAETDPPVIWLNGAGCSGCTISTLNVTNPATIDNVLLNKISLKYGTTLMTSSGDLAMQTLDQAANTYKGQFILVVEGAVPTGASGNYCVIGEQNGTPLTMQQALLKYGPMAKYVVAAGTCAAFGGVSATSPNSTSCQSVKTVLSGQTTNPVINLAGCPVHPTVMVQTLLDLILTGMPTLDTYNRPTKYFGATVHSTCPRRSAGDASQPGVYGCYEEIGCKGPGCDNVCSTMKWNNGQSWCVLSDYPCIGCANPTFPTNPLLGSGD